A window of the Henckelia pumila isolate YLH828 chromosome 3, ASM3356847v2, whole genome shotgun sequence genome harbors these coding sequences:
- the LOC140888410 gene encoding RNA-binding KH domain-containing protein PEPPER-like — MAGMAAGQSPSLQICLRSANHASSDERFADLQGEAVKVLKGLEAVVGHLRKFLVNHIVLPLFEMSYNAPATQERQVEAWAEKTSLHTTPQTSLGSDYSVSPKRDSLFLDRERELESHLSSSRLSVYGVDHGLGSRPSAIGHSGGPIVTQVAQTMQVPLSYAEDIIGVQGANIDYIRRTSGAILTVQESRALHDEITVEIKGTSSQVQLAQQLIQDFTSGHREQLQGTYGKLESSLRHSYSQLGSNSYEIRVDVYTFWCLNMSFQIVRMIFIATALSRFGGALLKCYRASKECYERYRAIEGRYRSTRGTIALARGATFLFC, encoded by the exons ATGGCTGGTATGGCTGCTGGTCAGAGTCCTAG TTTGCAAATCTGCCTTCGATCTGCAAATCATGCTAGTTCCGATGAAAGGTTTGCTGATTTACAAGGAGAAGCTGTCAAAGTCCTAAAAGGCTTGGAAGCTGTGGTGGGTCACCTGAGAAAGTTTTTGGTGAATCACATAGTTCTTCCTTTATTTGAGATGAGT TATAATGCTCCGGCGACGCAAGAACGACAAGTAGAAGCTTGGGCTGAGAAAACATCACTGCATACTACCCCACAAACGTCACTAGGTTCCGATTACTCTGTTTCTCCAAAGCGGGATTCACTCTTCCTTGACCGTGAAAGAGAGCTAGAATCCCATTTGAGTTCGTCCAGACTTTCAGTGTATGGAGTAGATCATGGACTTGGAAGTCGCCCTTCAGCAATAGGACATTCTGGCGGGCCTATTGTCACTCAG GTTGCACAGACAATGCAAGTACCACTTTCTTATGCAGAGGATATAATTGGAGTTCAGGGAGCAAATATTGATTACATTAGACGCACTAGTGGTGCCATTCTAACTGTGCAAGAGAGTAGGGCCCTGCATGATGAAATCACCGTGGAGATAAAAGGCACCTCTTCACAAGTTCAACTAGCCCAGCAACTTATCCAG GACTTCACCAGTGGTCACAGAGAGCAACTTCAGGGGACCTATGGAAAGCTAGAATCCAGTTTACGACATTCCTACTCTCAGTTAGGTAGCAATTCTTACGAAATACGTGTGGATGTGTACACGTTTTGGTGTTTGAATATGTCATTTCAAATT GTTCGCATGATTTTCATAGcaacagcgctatcgcgctttggAGGAGCGCTACTGAAGTGCTATCGCGCTTCCAAGGAGTGCTAtgagcgctatcgcgctattgAGGGGCGCTATCGCTCTACCAGGGGCACTATCGCGCTAGCAAGGGGCGCTACTTTCTTGTTCTGCTGa